The Calliphora vicina chromosome 3, idCalVici1.1, whole genome shotgun sequence genome contains a region encoding:
- the LOC135953513 gene encoding dnaJ homolog subfamily C member 2 translates to MADFIEIECSFLTVRRKVQRVGNAYLNAKKKFHSDHIERSESEEKLLADEFVVDINYLKSLDPKEWKDQDHYAVLGLRNLRSEATDDDIRRAYRKMVLQHHPDKRKAKGEDVKTDDDYFTCITKAYETLGTPKTRRSFDSVDPEFDDSLPTQSDIENNFYKSFQKYFNLNSRWSEKKGVPSFGDENSVREDVERFYSFWYDFKSWREFSYLDEEDKEKGQDRDERRWIEKENKAARIKRKKEEMMRIRSLVDLAYNNDKRIQKFKNEEKERKLAAKRAKMDAVQAQKAEHERAIREAQLAKERAEKAEQKRIEQIRIEKEQIKKAIKKERKLLRDKAKESKYFGNNDKDVLKNMEGVEKICETFNISELQELNKKMLEKSGRDAFFVALKQADIKIKAELDEINQLQNKNKPAAVKTENVVKEVKKGELWCNEKVQLLIKAVNLFPAGTSQRWDVIASFINQHSSGNSNVSARDVLNKAKALQNSDFSKSTLKTQANASAFESFEKSKKDVVVSSDITVNSEVGNTDTISDTKENQTNGNNISNCPKNTPPSNTNSTKTSKSSSAATAKTWTKEEQALLEQAIKTFPIATPDRWDRIAECIPNRTKKDCLRRVKELVELVNSKKEAQQAVK, encoded by the exons ATGGctgattttatagaaattgaatGTAGTTTTTTAACAGTCCGAAGAAAAGTGCAAAGAGTTGGTAATGCGTATCTAAAtgcgaaaaaaaagtttcattcAGATCACATTGAACGCAGCGAATCTGAGGAGAAATTACTTGCGGATGAGTTTGTTGtagatattaattatttaaaatcgttGGATCCAAAAGAATGGAAAGACCAGGATCATTACGCTGTCTTAGGATTGCGGAACCTAag GTCCGAGGCTACGGATGACGATATTCGCCGTGCATatcgaaaaatggttttgcaGCACCATCCCGACAAGCGTAAAGCTAAAGGAGAGGATGTTAAAACGGATGATGATTATTTTACTTGCATTACTAAGGCATATGAAACTTTag gaACACCAAAAACCAGGCGGTCTTTCGACTCCGTTGATCCAGAATTTGATGACTCTCTCCCAACACAGTCGGAtatcgaaaataatttttataaatctttccaaaaatatttcaacttgaattctaGGTGGAGTGAGAAGAAGGGAGTGCCCTCATTTGGTGATGAAAATTCTGTCCGTGAAGATGTTGAAAGATTCTACAGTTTTTGGTACGATTTCAAGTCCTGGAGGGAATTTAGTTATTTAGATGAAGAAGACAAGGAAAAGGGACAAGATCGTGATGAACGAAGGTGGATTGAGAAAGAGAACAAGGCAGCACGTATAAAGAGAAAAAAGGAGGAAATGATGCGCATTCGATCTCTTGTAGACTTGGCTTATAACAATGACAAGCGTATACAAAAGTTTAAGAATGAAGAAAAGGAACGTAAGTTGGCAGCTAAAAGAGCAAAGATGGACGCAGTACAAGCGCAAAAGGCAGAGCACGAAAGAGCAATTCGAGAGGCACAATTGGCAAAAGAGCGTGCGGAAAAAGCGGAACAAAAGCGCATAGAACAAATACGTATAGaaaaagaacaaattaaaaaggCTATAAAGAAAGAACGTAAACTTTTACGAGACAAAGCCAAAGAAAGCAAGTATTTTGGTAATAACGATAAGGATGTTCTTAAGAATATGGAAGGCGTTGAAAAGATTTGCGAAACATTTAACATATCCGAATTACAAGAGTTGAACAagaaaatgttggaaaaaagTGGAAGGGATGCATTTTTTGTTGCTCTTAAACAGGccgatattaaaattaaagctgaATTGGATGAAATCAAtcaattacaaaacaaaaataagcctGCTGCTGTAAAAACAGAAAATGTGGTTAAAGAGGTTAAAAAGGGTGAACTATGGTGCAATGAAAAAGTACAACTGTTGATTAAAGCTGTTAATTTGTTCCCTGCTGGCACGTCGCAGAGATGGGATGTAATTGCCTCATTTATTAATCAACACTCATCAGGCAACAGTAATGTTTCAGCTAGAGACGTACTTAATAAGGCAAAGGCTTTACAAAACAGCGATTTCTCAAAAAGTACTCTTAAAACACAGGCCAATGCAAGCGCGTtcgaaagttttgaaaaatcaaaaaaggatGTCGTTGTATCTTCAGATATAACTGTCAACTCTGAAGTTGGCAATACCGATACCATCAGTGACACCAAAGAGAACCAAACAAATGGTAACAATATTAGCAACTGTCCGAAAAATACGCCACCTTCAAACacaaattcaacaaaaacttcGAAATCTTCCTCTGCTGCAACTGCGAAAACTTGGACAAAGGAGGAACAGGCCTTATTGGAACAAGCGATCAAGACTTTTCCGATAGCTACTCCCGATCGTTGGGATCGTATTGCTGAATGTATACCTAATAGAACAAAAAAAGATTGTCTTCGTAGAGTTAAGGAACTCGTTGAGTtagttaattcaaaaaaagaagcTCAACAAGCTGTGAAATGA